From Streptomyces sp. Edi4, one genomic window encodes:
- a CDS encoding NYN domain-containing protein: protein MDDSQVPQVPLGIAADLDRKLDRANELLQRMLAEVAKTPSTHAIFVDAGYVYAAAGLLVTGTEDRRSFDLDAEGLIEAFIDKARTIFADSRLLRVYWYDGARRRIHTPEQQSIAELPDVKVRLGNLNANNQQKGVDSLIRSDLESLARHRAISDAALIGGDEDLVSAVEAAQGYGARVHLWGIEAADGRNQAEPLLWEVDSQRTFDLDFCKPYVTRRPVTLYEQEGPAPGREDVRFVGARIAATWLSERGRAALADLLPGHPYLPGPVDQDLLIEAERLLQYSLRGHADLRRALRDGFWQHLQSQY from the coding sequence ATGGACGACTCCCAGGTACCCCAGGTGCCCCTCGGTATTGCCGCCGACCTCGACCGCAAGCTCGACCGCGCCAACGAGCTGTTGCAGCGCATGCTCGCAGAGGTCGCCAAGACACCCTCCACGCACGCGATCTTCGTCGACGCCGGGTACGTCTACGCGGCCGCCGGGCTCCTCGTCACCGGCACCGAGGACCGGCGCTCCTTCGATCTGGACGCGGAGGGGCTGATCGAGGCGTTCATCGACAAGGCGCGCACGATCTTCGCCGACAGCCGGCTGCTGCGGGTGTACTGGTACGACGGCGCGCGCCGGCGCATCCACACGCCCGAGCAACAGTCGATCGCCGAGCTTCCCGACGTCAAGGTCAGGCTCGGCAACCTCAACGCCAACAACCAGCAGAAGGGCGTCGACTCCCTGATCCGCTCCGATCTGGAGTCCCTGGCCAGGCACCGCGCCATCAGCGACGCGGCGCTGATCGGCGGGGACGAGGACCTGGTCTCGGCCGTCGAGGCGGCGCAGGGGTATGGGGCGCGCGTCCATCTGTGGGGCATCGAGGCCGCGGACGGGCGCAACCAGGCGGAGCCGCTGTTGTGGGAGGTCGACAGTCAGCGGACCTTCGACCTCGACTTCTGCAAGCCGTACGTCACGCGGCGGCCGGTCACGCTGTACGAGCAGGAGGGGCCTGCGCCGGGCCGCGAGGACGTGCGGTTCGTCGGGGCGCGGATCGCGGCGACGTGGCTCTCCGAGCGGGGGCGGGCGGCGCTGGCCGACCTGCTGCCCGGGCATCCCTATCTGCCCGGGCCGGTCGACCAGGACCTGCTCATCGAGGCGGAGCGGTTGCTCCAGTACTCGTTGCGTGGGCACGCGGATTTGCGGCGGGCGCTGCGGGACGGGTTCTGGCAGCACCTCCAGTCCCAGTACTGA
- a CDS encoding alpha/beta hydrolase, translated as MSKPRSLDLPARTRAYRLSTPRQEFAVLDSRPEGRALATVLLVPGYTGSKEDFLELLGPLADAGYRAVAVDGRGQFESPGPRRASAYTPRALAGDVLAQVAALGDGPVHLVGHSFGGFVARSAARLDPSAFRSLTLLSSGPGRVGPDQRTKIRMLRAALPVLPPSWVWAVTQWLDGRDPAYVADPPEIVAFLERRWFCTQPAQLIAAGRQLRVEPDRTVGLAGLPLPLHVAYGDGEMVWSVGELAHLARSVGARHTVIRGAGHSPNVSHPGQLTSALTNFWSTTQSA; from the coding sequence ATGAGTAAGCCGCGCTCCCTCGACCTCCCGGCGCGTACGCGTGCGTACCGGCTCTCCACCCCGCGCCAGGAGTTCGCCGTACTCGATTCCCGGCCCGAGGGGCGGGCGCTCGCCACCGTGCTGCTCGTGCCCGGGTACACCGGGAGCAAGGAGGACTTCCTCGAACTCCTCGGTCCGCTCGCGGACGCGGGGTATCGGGCGGTGGCGGTCGACGGGCGCGGTCAGTTCGAGAGCCCGGGGCCCCGCCGGGCGTCCGCGTACACCCCGCGTGCTCTCGCCGGTGATGTGCTGGCGCAGGTCGCGGCGCTCGGCGACGGACCCGTGCACCTGGTCGGGCACTCCTTCGGGGGTTTCGTGGCCCGGTCGGCGGCGCGGCTCGATCCCTCCGCGTTCCGTTCGCTGACCCTGCTGTCCTCCGGGCCGGGGCGGGTCGGTCCCGATCAGCGCACCAAGATCAGGATGTTGCGGGCGGCGCTGCCCGTGCTGCCGCCCTCGTGGGTGTGGGCGGTGACGCAGTGGCTCGACGGCCGCGATCCGGCGTACGTCGCCGATCCGCCGGAGATCGTGGCGTTCCTCGAGCGGCGCTGGTTCTGTACGCAGCCCGCTCAACTCATCGCCGCTGGGCGGCAGTTGAGGGTGGAGCCGGACCGTACGGTTGGGCTTGCGGGGTTGCCGTTGCCGTTGCACGTGGCGTACGGGGATGGGGAAATGGTGTGGTCGGTGGGGGAGTTGGCGCATCTGGCGCGGAGTGTGGGGGCGCGGCATACGGTCATCCGGGGCGCCGGTCACTCCCCCAACGTGTCCCACCCGGGTCAACTGACCTCAGCCCTGACCAACTTCTGGTCCACCACGCAATCCGCCTGA